The following coding sequences lie in one Streptomyces sp. NBC_00510 genomic window:
- a CDS encoding alpha/beta hydrolase, translating to MSIGIGKTNRLITALKTLLAISATSGSGGWGESRRHSSMVEPSPSTYPQSQPPAGFQSKYVEVNGFRMHYMQGGKGAPVVMIHGFPQTWAEWRQQMGPLSRTHTVIAVDLRGTGNSQVTKSGYQAAQLAEDVHQLLEQLGLNNGIQVVGHDVGVWVAYAYAAQWPSEVRRMAVMEAPIADDSAYSFPVLNVDPKKPSPWHWGMFQMPLAEHLIAGHERVFIQEMITAYLVGNESPFTPSDYDYYAHFLKEPGRTTAWMSVYRQLRANVQQNKEFLARGKLKMPILAVGAQDSFGGMIVDQWRDYAENVDGRVLINSGHFVTEEKPQEVTVMLQSFLQN from the coding sequence ATGAGCATCGGAATAGGAAAGACTAACAGGCTCATCACGGCATTGAAGACCCTCCTGGCAATCTCCGCCACCTCGGGCTCCGGAGGATGGGGCGAAAGCCGCCGACATAGTTCAATGGTGGAGCCGTCGCCATCGACTTACCCGCAATCTCAACCACCCGCTGGTTTTCAGTCCAAGTACGTGGAAGTAAATGGCTTCCGTATGCACTACATGCAGGGCGGCAAAGGCGCGCCCGTGGTAATGATCCACGGGTTCCCTCAGACGTGGGCCGAGTGGCGGCAGCAGATGGGTCCGCTCTCCCGGACTCACACCGTGATCGCCGTCGACCTGCGTGGCACTGGCAACTCACAGGTCACGAAGAGTGGTTACCAGGCAGCGCAGTTGGCTGAGGACGTGCATCAACTGCTCGAGCAGCTGGGACTCAACAACGGCATCCAGGTAGTCGGCCACGATGTTGGCGTGTGGGTCGCCTACGCCTACGCGGCGCAGTGGCCGTCGGAGGTGCGCCGCATGGCCGTGATGGAAGCCCCCATTGCGGATGACAGCGCCTACAGCTTCCCCGTTCTGAACGTTGACCCGAAGAAGCCCTCGCCGTGGCACTGGGGCATGTTCCAGATGCCTCTCGCTGAACACCTCATCGCCGGTCACGAGCGTGTCTTCATCCAGGAAATGATCACTGCGTACCTGGTGGGCAACGAGTCACCGTTCACGCCGTCGGACTATGACTACTACGCCCACTTCCTGAAGGAGCCCGGCCGCACGACGGCGTGGATGAGTGTATACCGTCAGCTCCGCGCGAACGTTCAGCAGAACAAGGAGTTCTTGGCCCGAGGCAAACTGAAGATGCCCATCCTCGCCGTCGGCGCGCAGGATTCCTTCGGTGGAATGATCGTCGACCAATGGCGTGATTACGCCGAGAACGTCGACGGACGAGTCCTGATAAATTCAGGACACTTCGTGACAGAGGAGAAGCCGCAGGAAGTGACAGTCATGCTGCAATCCTTCCTGCAGAATTAG